In Pseudochaenichthys georgianus chromosome 6, fPseGeo1.2, whole genome shotgun sequence, a single window of DNA contains:
- the LOC117448218 gene encoding aquaporin-9-like isoform X1, giving the protein MEKKQKKSMRQRCALKHGIFKEFLAEFLGTFVLVLFGCGSVAQTVLSRNTLGEPLTVHIGFSVGLMMASYVAGGVSGGHVNPAVSLAMVILGKLKIWKFPFYVLAQFLGAFSGAAAVFGLYHDSFMDFTSGILSVTGINATGHIFASYPARHLTVLGGFIDQVVGTGMLVLCILAIIDDGNIGAPKGVQPLAIGLIIMAIGVSMGLNCGYPLNPARDLGPRLFTAVAGWGMEVFSTGNHWWWIPVVGPMVGGVVAAVVYYAFIELHHPRAEPEPTHEVEEEEEEEEEDDDEGNSIKDKYEMITMS; this is encoded by the exons ATGGAGAAGAAACAGAAGAAAAGCATGAGGCAACGCTGTGCTCTCAAACATGGAATATTCAAGGAATTCCTGGCAGAATTCCTGGGGACATTTGTCTTGGTT TTGTTCGGCTGTGGCTCAGTCGCTCAGACCGTCCTCAGTCGAAACACCCTGGGCGAGCCTCTCACCGTCCACATCGGCTTCTCCGTGGGCCTGATGATGGCGTCGTACGTGGCCGGTGGAGTGTCAG GGGGCCATGTGAACCCTGCTGTTTCCCTGGCCATGGTGATTCTGGGCAAACTGAAGATCTGGAAGTTCCCCTTCTACGTCCTTGCTCAGTTTCTTGGTGCTTTTTCTGGAGCTGCTGCAGTCTTTGGATTATACCATG ATTCTTTCATGGACTTCACCAGTGGGATTCTGTCAGTCACAGGAATCAATGCAACAGGCCACATTTTTGCTTCCTACCCTGCGAGACACCTGACGGTCCTCGGCGGCTTCATCGATCAG GTGGTGGGGACGGGCATGCTGGTGCTGTGTATTCTGGCTATCATTGACGACGGGAACATCGGAGCTCCTAAAGGCGTGCAGCCGCTGGCCATCGGTCTGATCATCATGGCCATCGGTGTGTCCATGGGGCTGAACTGTGGGTACCCCCTGAACCCCGCCAGAGACCTGGGCCCCCGGCTCTTCACAGCCGTAGCAGGATGGGGGATGGAGGTCTTCAG CACCGGAAACCACTGGTGGTGGATCCCTGTGGTGGGGCCCATGGTGGGGGGGGTGGTCGCCGCCGTCGTCTACTACGCGTTCATCGAGCTGCACCACCCCCGCGCCGAGCCCGAGCCGACCCACgaggtggaggaggaagaggaggaagaggaggaagacgaTGATGAGGGGAACAGCATCAAGGACAAATATGAGATGATCACCATGAGCTAA
- the LOC117448218 gene encoding aquaporin-9-like isoform X2: MEKKQKKSMRQRCALKHGIFKEFLAEFLGTFVLVLFGCGSVAQTVLSRNTLGEPLTVHIGFSVGLMMASYVAGGVSGGHVNPAVSLAMVILGKLKIWKFPFYVLAQFLGAFSGAAAVFGLYHDSFMDFTSGILSVTGINATGHIFASYPARHLTVLGGFIDQVVGTGMLVLCILAIIDDGNIGAPKGVQPLAIGLIIMAIGVSMGLNCGYPLNPARDLGPRLFTAVAGWGMEVFSTGNHWWWIPVVGPMVGGVVAAVVYYAFIELHHPRAEPEPTHEGNSIKDKYEMITMS, translated from the exons ATGGAGAAGAAACAGAAGAAAAGCATGAGGCAACGCTGTGCTCTCAAACATGGAATATTCAAGGAATTCCTGGCAGAATTCCTGGGGACATTTGTCTTGGTT TTGTTCGGCTGTGGCTCAGTCGCTCAGACCGTCCTCAGTCGAAACACCCTGGGCGAGCCTCTCACCGTCCACATCGGCTTCTCCGTGGGCCTGATGATGGCGTCGTACGTGGCCGGTGGAGTGTCAG GGGGCCATGTGAACCCTGCTGTTTCCCTGGCCATGGTGATTCTGGGCAAACTGAAGATCTGGAAGTTCCCCTTCTACGTCCTTGCTCAGTTTCTTGGTGCTTTTTCTGGAGCTGCTGCAGTCTTTGGATTATACCATG ATTCTTTCATGGACTTCACCAGTGGGATTCTGTCAGTCACAGGAATCAATGCAACAGGCCACATTTTTGCTTCCTACCCTGCGAGACACCTGACGGTCCTCGGCGGCTTCATCGATCAG GTGGTGGGGACGGGCATGCTGGTGCTGTGTATTCTGGCTATCATTGACGACGGGAACATCGGAGCTCCTAAAGGCGTGCAGCCGCTGGCCATCGGTCTGATCATCATGGCCATCGGTGTGTCCATGGGGCTGAACTGTGGGTACCCCCTGAACCCCGCCAGAGACCTGGGCCCCCGGCTCTTCACAGCCGTAGCAGGATGGGGGATGGAGGTCTTCAG CACCGGAAACCACTGGTGGTGGATCCCTGTGGTGGGGCCCATGGTGGGGGGGGTGGTCGCCGCCGTCGTCTACTACGCGTTCATCGAGCTGCACCACCCCCGCGCCGAGCCCGAGCCGACCCACgag GGGAACAGCATCAAGGACAAATATGAGATGATCACCATGAGCTAA